TCTTTGATGTGAAGGCCTCGAGGGGGGTCATGGATGTTTTCCGGTAGGCTATAAGGTCTGTGAAGGCCGTTGCCTGGTGGTCGTCGAACTGGACTATCCCCCCGAACTGGGGTATGACGGGTATCCCGTTTTTAAGGAGTATGCCATCCACCGTTGTGCCGCAGATGGTCTTTATGATATATTTATCGTCGTTTTCTTCAATTCTGACGTAAGGGCTGAGGCAGAAACCATTTCTCATAATGGATTTTAGTGTTTCGATGGAATCAGGGGATATCAGGGAGGTGTTGACAACTACCTTCCCCTCAAGGGTGTCTGGGTTGAAGCTGGTCCTGTAGATCATGCTCTCAAACTTTGAGAAGATGAAATTAACCTGGTCATAGACAAGTCCCTTGTTTATCTCCTGAAGGCCCTTCTCTGTTATCCTTCTGCCGGCGTAGCCAACCCTTTCGGTCAGCCCCTTCTCATCCAGTATGCGCATATGGTATCTGACGGCCCTCTCACCGAGATTGTACCCCTTCTTTTTAAGCTCTGAGGCTATGATCTTGGCTCCAAGAACGTCGTCGTGCTCTGCAAGAATCCTTAAAATCTCCATCATCTTCTGGTTGGTCTCTTCAGCCATCAGCAAACACCATATAAAAATAGGAGGGGGGGTTATTTAAACTTTTAAAAAATAGTTGGGGGAATCAGATGTCAAGGTACCTTTCAAGTTCGTACTTGAAGACCCTCACACGGTAGTCATCCCATTCCTTGTGTTTGATTTCCATAAAGTTCTCATAGACATGGTCGCCAAGGGCGCCCTTAACGACCTCGTCCTCTTCAAGGGCGTGGTATGCCTCCCAGAGGCTTGATGGAAGGGTTTTGATTCCCATCTCCTGTAGTTCCTTCATGGATTTATCAAACACGTCAATCTCTGTTGGTTCACCCGGATCTATCTTGTTCTGTATACCGTCCATACCGGCCTCCAGCATGGCTGCGAAGGCAAGGTAGGGGTTACATGATGGGTCAGGCATCCTTAACTCCACACGGGTACCCTTACCCCGGGATGCAGGGATTCGGATCAGTGTTGACCTGTTCTGGAGGCCGTAGGCAATGTATACAGGAGCCTCGTATCCAGGGACCAGCCTCTTGTATGAGTTGACTGTTGGTGCGCACACAGCTGACAGTGCGGGTGAATGCTTCAGGAGCCCTCCGATGAAGTACATGGCCTCATCTGAGAGCTGTGTTTCTGTGTCAGGGTCATAGAATACGTTTTCACCGTCCTTGAAGAGGGACTGGTGGCAGTGCATACCGCTACCGTTTTCACCGAAGAATGGTTTCGGCATGAAGGTTACCATGTAGCCCATCTTGTCTACTATGGCCTTTATGGCCTGCTTGAAGGTTATAACTGCATCGGCTGTTTTAAGGGCCTTATCAAATTTGAAGTCTATCTCGTGCTGACCCGGCGCAACCTCGTGGTGGCTGACCTCCACGTCGAACTTGAGGGCTTCAAGGTCCATGACGAGCTTTCTCCTGAAGTCGGTTCCCTGGTCCACGGGTTCAACATCAAAGTATGCGCCGCAGTCGTGGGGTATTATGTTTCCTTCCTCGTCCTGGTCAAGGATGAAGAATTCTGGTTCTGGCCCGACGTTGTACTCGTAGCCAAGGTGCTCGTACTTTTCAAGGGCTCTTTTAAGAACGTACCTTGGGTCTCCTTCGAATGGTTTTCCTTCTGGCCAGTAGACGTCACAGATGAATCTGCACACGCCCTTCTCTTCCGGCCTCCATGGCAGTGTTGAGAAGGTGTCTGGGTCGGGTTTGAGAACAAGGTCACTTTCGTTTATGTCAACGAATCCCTCAATTGATGACCCATCAAAGAGGAGGCCGTCCTTTATTATGTCCTCTATCTGGTCCGGCCTCACCAGGGGTATTGCCATATTCTTTGGTTTTCCATGTATATCTACAAACTGCAGGCGGACGAATTTTACTCCGCATTCATCCATTTTAGCTATTATTCTTCCAATCTTATCTGACATGGGTTATGCCTCCAGTGGCATGAAACTAAACTATCACCGGAAATAACTTTCCTTCTACTGGTTTATATAGTTTTTGCCACGGGGACCTCGATGACCCTGAATGGTTCTTCACCCATGAGGTCAAAATTCAGCATCCTGGGGGCCTCTATCACCCTTCCCCTCTCTGTAAGTATTTTAAGGGCCTCAAATGACTGTATACATCCTGTTAAATTGGGTAAAGGTCCAAGTACAGGGGGTGTGTCCGAAGAAAGTCCATCCAGCTTCCTGATTACTTCATCTGTAAGTTTGCATCCGGCGGATGGCAGCCTGAACATCTCCTCATAGGATGGGGAATTAACTGTGAAGACCGTTACCTGGCCCCGGGACCCGTGGACCGCACCGTGTATGAAGGGTATTCCCCTTTCACGTGACTTTCTTGATGCAATCACCCTCCCCGTTATGTTGTCAAGGGCATCAACAACAAGGTCGGATTCCCCGATTATGCCGTCGGCGTTATCCCAGGTGAAGATTTCATTGAAAACCTCCACTTCAACAAAGGGGTTGATTTTACGGATCCTTTCTGCTGTCACCTCGGATTTGGGCAGTTTGAGGTCATGAAAACTGCTCATAATCTGTCGGTTAATGTTGGATATGTCGAAGACGTCGCCATCAACTATTCTGAGGCCGCCTATACCCATACGTGCCAGCATCTCTATAACCGCACCGCCTATACCCCCGCAGCCGATAACCGTGACGGTTGAATCCCTGAGTTTCACTTGATCAACCTTTGAAAGCAGACCCATGTGTCTGCTTACCATCTCCCAGTAGGCCATACCCTCATATCTTCTTGGCATCTAAACCCTCTTCAATCATTTTATAGGGGTTATGTAGCGCCGGATTTATATCTGTGCTGGCTTGGCATTAGAATAAGATAAATTATCAGAAAGAGTTCTGAATAGAATAAACTCCATTAAAAGCAGATTTAAGATGCCGGGGGCGGGATTCGAACCCGCGGCCTCACGGTATCCCAGGAAAAAGTCAGAGCACTGCTTAATACCCTATGAGCCGTGCGCTCTAACCAGCTGAGCCACCCCGGCCTGACTTATAGAAAGTCAGTTTTCATCAAATTTAAACTTTTCTGTTGTATATAAATCCATGGTCCTGTGCGCACCTTATTAATTGAGATGCAACATATAATTATCCGGTGAGTTTATGAAGATCAGGGGTCCGGACTTCTCGGAGGGTGCCTGTGGAATATGTCATGCTGTCCTCAAGGAACTCACAGAAACAGGCCTTGAAGCCAAAACCATGGAGTGCCCTGAAGGGGTGAGGGCGCTGATATCTGACAGGTCCGGCAGGACCATGGGTGAGGGTATGGATATAACATGGGCTCCGGCGATCCTGGACGCCCAGATTGACGCCGGCCTTATGGATGATGATACTGCAGATAAACTCAGACCCTTCCTCACTTCAGGAACCGACCGGAGAAAGGTTGCAGAGATGTCAGGCTACGGGAGGGTGGTTAACACAGCCTCCGCCGTTATCACACATCTGTGGTCAGAGGGGGGCTTCATTGAGATTTTAAGGCAAGGTCCGGGGATAAAGGTTGTTTTCTACTCGGATAAGGGTGATAAGATTGTATCGGCGGCATCAGGGTTCTGTCCTGTATGCGCCATTAACATAGCAGCCTCAAGGGTCCCAGCAATCCGGAAGAGGATTTCCAGTAGCAGATCCAGGAACACGGGGATGGAGAAGTATGAGAGGGGGATTATAAACAGGGTGTCCTGGAAGCGGAGGAGGATTCATGCAGAACTCATTGAGGATGGGGCCGTAATCGGCAGGAACTGGGGCTGCTGCATAGCATATGCGACTGTCAGGGCAGAGATTGATGCAGGTTTTGGAAGCAGGAAATGGAACATTCTTTTCAGGAATTACTGTGACATGTGCCCCCTGAAACACTTCTGGCTTGAGAAGCCAATGGGTGCACTTGGAAACAGGATACTGGAGAGGATGGGGCGTGCAGGTGTCAGGGAGACCGTGAGGATGGAAGATTATATAACTGTTGATATCATATCTGGTGATGATAGGGTTGCATGTGGCATAGGGACGCTATGCTCATTGAGTGCAACGGTGAACGCATTCCTCAGGTCCGATGCTTCCCTCATTTTAAAGCCAGGTCCTGCTGAGGGGTTCCCGTACCCATAGGTGTTGAGGTGTTCTGTTTGGGTGAACATGTGATGGAGGCCCTGGGAAAGACCCGTGTCAGGGTCAGGGATGGAAGGGTGGTTGAGGTTTCCCAGCCACTAATCGAGTACTGTCCACTGTTCCATAAGTATCGAGGCATTGAAAAAATCACATCCGAGGCTGTTCGTGAGAATATTGAATTTCGCATTAAAGATTTTGGCATGTGCACCGGGGATCGTGAATTAAGAATGAGGGATTTTCTATCATTTGGCATCTCGGAGATAATCTCAACACTCCTTGAGGAGGGTGAGGTTGACGCCGCGGTCATGGTATGTGACGGTGCAGGGACGGTCATAGTCACCGAACCAGAACTTGCCCAGGGGATAGGGGGAAGGATATCAGGGTTCCTAAGCACCTCGCCTGAAGAAAGGGTCATAGAATCAATTGGACCCGAAAATGTCCTTGAACCTGAAAAGGCAACCATAAATCAGGTTGAAGGGGTTCAGAAGGCAATTAAGATGGGTTACAATAGAGTTGCTGTTACCGTTACCGACCCTGAGGATGCGGAACGATTAAGGGAACTTGATGGCGAGATTTACATCTTTGCTGTGCACCTGACAGGGCTGGACTACAGGGGGGCTGAGAAGATAATCAACACTTCAGATGTTGTAACCTCCTGCGCATCAAGGTACATAAGGAGGATAGCGGACAGGAGGGCGCTCCTTAAGGTGGGCTCGGCGATACCTATATACGCATGCACAAAGAAGGGTAAAGGGTTCATTGAACTCAGAATGAATAGAACAGGCAGGACCCTGGATAAAGCAGGGGAAAAGGAGAAAACATCACCCAGACCCCTAATTTAGATGTGGTCAGCAAGGGCCTTTATGATGCAGCTCTGGGTTATGAGCCCCACAAGCTTCCCATCCTCAACAACGGGTATCCTCTGATAACCAGTATCAGCCATTATCCTGCTGATCCTTCCTATAGGGGTATCCTCATCAACAACAACAAGCTCCTTGCTCATAATGTCCCTTACACGGAGCTTCAGGGCCTCTCCACCGGCAAGGAGTATGTCCCGGTGGGTTATGAGTCCAACAAGCCTTTCACCCTCCACTACAGGGACCCCACCAACATTTGCACGGACCATTTTAAGGTTGGCTGCCGCGACCAGGTCATCTGGTTCCGCAACAATGACATCGCGGAGCATTATGTCCCTTGCACGGAGTTTTCCGATCATGAAATTATTTGTATGGCTGTTCATATATTAAGTTGAGGGATCAAAGTGACTCAGATGGAAGAAGCAAGAAAGGGCAATATAACCCCTGAAATGGAGGAGATTGCCCGCAGGGAAAATGTGGATATTCAGATGCTCATAAGGTGCGTTGCAGATGGGAGAATTGTGATACCATCCAACGTTAACAGAAAATCATCCCCATGCGGTATCGGTGAGAACCTTTCAACAAAGATAAACGCGAATGTGGGTTCATCATCAAGGATGGAGGACATAGAACAGGAAGTTGAGAAGGCAATGGCTGCTGTTAAGTACGGTGCAGATGCGGTTATGGATCTGAGCACAGGTCCACTCCTTGCCGAAGTCAGGAAGGAAATCCTCAGGGCAGTTGACGTCCCAGTGGGCACCGTACCCATATATGAGGCAGGGGTAGGATCCTTCGCATCCACAGGTTCAGTTGTGGACATGGATGAGGATGACATGTTCAGGGCCATAGAGAAACAGGCAAGGGAAGGCGTTGACTTCATGACCATCCACTCGGGAATAACCCTTGATGTCATTGAAAAGGTCAGGAAGTCAGGGAGGATCATGGGGATAGTCAGCAGGGGAGGAGCGTTCCTGGCCTCGTGGATGATGCACAACCAGCAGGAAAACCCCCTCCACAGCAACTACGAATACCTTCTGGAGATAGCCTATGAATACGATGTCACCCTCAGCCTGGGCGATGGTTTAAGGCCCGGTTGCCTTGCAGACGCATCTGACATACCCCAGCTACAGGAGCTCCTGACACTGGCGGAGCTTGTGGAGAGGGCAAGGGAAATGGATGTCCAGTGCATGGTTGAGGGTCCGGGGCACATGCCGCTGGATCAGATAGCAGCCAACATGAAGATACAGAAATCCGTCTGCAGGGGAGCGCCCTTCTATGTCCTGGGCCCCATAGTTACGGACATGGCCCCTGGCTATGACCATATAAGTTCAGCCATCGGAGGGGCTGTGGCCGCCATGAACGGGGCGGACTTCCTCTGCTATGTCACACCAGCGGAGCACCTCTCAATCCCATCTGTTGAGGATGTCATCGAGGGGGTTGTGGCATCAAGGATAGCTGCACAGGCAGCTGACGCTGCAAAGAAAATCCCTGGAGCATGGAAATCTGAAATTAAAATGGCAAACGCCAGAAAATCCTTTGACTGGGATAAACAGTTCAGCCTGGCATTTGACCACAGGAAACCTGCCGATTACAGGATGCAGTGTCCTGTTGAGGACCGGGACATGTGTTCAATGTGCGGTGAATACTGCGCCCTCCGCATCCTGAGGGACAGTGATGAATGATACAGAAAAGGAGTCATAATGTTTCTGATCCGGTTAAACTATTAACAGACCCTTCTCATGGACTCCCAGCTGTCTTAGCCGCGACTGTTCCAGTGTTCCCGGGGAAACATTAATATCCTCTACTTTATATCTTAGCGGAGGATCTTGAATGTTTCCTGTGAAACCATTAATAGCCCCCATCTCCATATAATTATACGGTGATTAAATGGAATTCCAGCATGTTGATGGTGAAAGGAGGGCATCGGTAAAACTCTTTGCACTCAGCACATGTGGCTGGTGTAAAAAGACACGGAAGCTCCTCGAAGAACTTGGAATCGCATATGATTATATATACGTGGATCTCCTTGAGGGTGATGAAAGGACAGAGGCCCTTGATGAACTCAAAAGGTGGAACCCATCCCTTTCATTCCCCACACTTGTAATAGATGATAAGGATGTTGTGGTCGGCTTCGATTCCCTTTCAATAAAAACAGCCCTTAAATGAGGAAATACAATGAAAGAGGATATTGAAAGGCTATACAGGGAGATAAAAGAGTCCGCAGAAAAGTCGGGCTATAAGATCAATCCTGACAGGGAATTTGTTTTTGATCTCCTTGAGGGAATGCTTGTTAACCGTGAAAGATATGGATACGACTCCTGCCCCTGCAGGCTGGCATCAGGGGACCCTGAGGAGGACAGGGACATAGTGTGTCCATGCGATTATCGTGATGATGACATCAATGAACATGGAACATGCTACTGCGGACTCTACGTCAGGGATGAAAATGAAGAATTCCACCCCATCCCTGAGAGGAGAAAACCGGGAAGAAGGGGCAGAATAAGGAATGAGGGTCTGGGTCTGCCGGTTCTAAGGTGCAGGGTCTGCGGTTACCTGTGTGCAAGGGCCCTGCCACCTGAAGAGTGCCCCATCTGTGGTGTTGGAGGAAAATTTGAGGTTTTCATGAAATAGGTAGAGGGGTATCCGGTTGCTGGATGAGTACAATGAGTTCAGGACGTACATTAAGTTCCTCTTCGGCTCCGATGTAAGGCTTAAGGTGTTACTGGCCCTTATCAATGGACCGATGGAGTTATCAGAGCTCAGATCAATCATAAAGTCAAGTTCATCAACAATACTTCACGCCATATACCAGCTTGAGGAGAAAAACCTTGTATCAAGGATTAACAGGAGCTATGAGCTATCATCAACAGGAAGGATAGTTTCACTGAAGATACTCGGGGTTATAAGGACGTTATCTGTTATCAGCAGATTCTCCGAGTTCTTCCTTGATCATGACATCCACTCAATACCCGACTCCCTCCTGGGGAATATTGACTCCATCCACGGAGCTTCACTGCTTAAGGCAAGGCTTGAAGACCTCACAGCACCATATGACAGGATTAGGGAGAAGGTTCTGAATTCAGAAAGGGTATGGATACTCTCGGGTGTATGCTACCCCTTCTATGAGGACATCATAAAGATGGGAATACCGGCTGAAATAATACTATCAGAGGACATAGCTGACTCGGTGGAATCTGATGCGTCTGATTCGGTGAAAATCAGAGCCATCAGCAGGGACTTAAATTTCAGCCTCATAATAACGGATGATTCCATGGCCCTGGGCCTCTTCATGTCAGACGGCCTCTATGACCATGGAAGGTTCATCTTCTCAGAGGATGAGGATGCCATCGACTGGGCATGGAGGCTGTTCAAACACTTCACAGGAACAGGAGATGAATAAATGCTCTACATGGACCTTGCAAGGGTTTATAAAGCCCTGGAATCAACAACAAAGCGCCTTGAGAAGACAGAGATCCTCGCGGAACTCTTCAGGAGTGTTGAAGGAGAACTTTTACCTGCAGTAACCATCCTCATGCTGGGGAGGGTTTTCCCGACATGGAGCTCTGAAGAGCTCGGTGTAGGCATAAAGCTCCTCATGAAGGCAATCTCCACTGTTGTGGGTGTTTCAGTTGAGGAGATCGAGGATGAAATAAGGGAACAGGGAGACATAGGCCTTGCAAGTGAAAAACTCTTTTCAAGAAAGGCCCAGACAACATTTTTTTCAAAGCCACTAACGGTTGAACTGGTCTACAGTAAACTGAGGGCCCTCGCATCCATATCCGGTGAGAGGGCGCAGTCAAGGAAGATAGACATACTCCTTGAGATACTCTCACAGGCAAAGCCCCTTGAGGCAAAGTACATTACAAGGACTGTTCTTGAGGAACTGAGGGTTGGAGTTGCAGAGGGAATAATAAGGGAT
The sequence above is drawn from the Methanothermobacter wolfeii genome and encodes:
- a CDS encoding methanogenesis marker 8 protein, with amino-acid sequence MGEHVMEALGKTRVRVRDGRVVEVSQPLIEYCPLFHKYRGIEKITSEAVRENIEFRIKDFGMCTGDRELRMRDFLSFGISEIISTLLEEGEVDAAVMVCDGAGTVIVTEPELAQGIGGRISGFLSTSPEERVIESIGPENVLEPEKATINQVEGVQKAIKMGYNRVAVTVTDPEDAERLRELDGEIYIFAVHLTGLDYRGAEKIINTSDVVTSCASRYIRRIADRRALLKVGSAIPIYACTKKGKGFIELRMNRTGRTLDKAGEKEKTSPRPLI
- a CDS encoding HesA/MoeB/ThiF family protein, which gives rise to MPRRYEGMAYWEMVSRHMGLLSKVDQVKLRDSTVTVIGCGGIGGAVIEMLARMGIGGLRIVDGDVFDISNINRQIMSSFHDLKLPKSEVTAERIRKINPFVEVEVFNEIFTWDNADGIIGESDLVVDALDNITGRVIASRKSRERGIPFIHGAVHGSRGQVTVFTVNSPSYEEMFRLPSAGCKLTDEVIRKLDGLSSDTPPVLGPLPNLTGCIQSFEALKILTERGRVIEAPRMLNFDLMGEEPFRVIEVPVAKTI
- the thiC gene encoding phosphomethylpyrimidine synthase, which produces MTQMEEARKGNITPEMEEIARRENVDIQMLIRCVADGRIVIPSNVNRKSSPCGIGENLSTKINANVGSSSRMEDIEQEVEKAMAAVKYGADAVMDLSTGPLLAEVRKEILRAVDVPVGTVPIYEAGVGSFASTGSVVDMDEDDMFRAIEKQAREGVDFMTIHSGITLDVIEKVRKSGRIMGIVSRGGAFLASWMMHNQQENPLHSNYEYLLEIAYEYDVTLSLGDGLRPGCLADASDIPQLQELLTLAELVERAREMDVQCMVEGPGHMPLDQIAANMKIQKSVCRGAPFYVLGPIVTDMAPGYDHISSAIGGAVAAMNGADFLCYVTPAEHLSIPSVEDVIEGVVASRIAAQAADAAKKIPGAWKSEIKMANARKSFDWDKQFSLAFDHRKPADYRMQCPVEDRDMCSMCGEYCALRILRDSDE
- a CDS encoding glutaredoxin family protein, whose translation is MEFQHVDGERRASVKLFALSTCGWCKKTRKLLEELGIAYDYIYVDLLEGDERTEALDELKRWNPSLSFPTLVIDDKDVVVGFDSLSIKTALK
- a CDS encoding CBS domain-containing protein, which gives rise to MIGKLRARDIMLRDVIVAEPDDLVAAANLKMVRANVGGVPVVEGERLVGLITHRDILLAGGEALKLRVRDIMSKELVVVDEDTPIGRISRIMADTGYQRIPVVEDGKLVGLITQSCIIKALADHI
- the glnA gene encoding type I glutamate--ammonia ligase codes for the protein MSDKIGRIIAKMDECGVKFVRLQFVDIHGKPKNMAIPLVRPDQIEDIIKDGLLFDGSSIEGFVDINESDLVLKPDPDTFSTLPWRPEEKGVCRFICDVYWPEGKPFEGDPRYVLKRALEKYEHLGYEYNVGPEPEFFILDQDEEGNIIPHDCGAYFDVEPVDQGTDFRRKLVMDLEALKFDVEVSHHEVAPGQHEIDFKFDKALKTADAVITFKQAIKAIVDKMGYMVTFMPKPFFGENGSGMHCHQSLFKDGENVFYDPDTETQLSDEAMYFIGGLLKHSPALSAVCAPTVNSYKRLVPGYEAPVYIAYGLQNRSTLIRIPASRGKGTRVELRMPDPSCNPYLAFAAMLEAGMDGIQNKIDPGEPTEIDVFDKSMKELQEMGIKTLPSSLWEAYHALEEDEVVKGALGDHVYENFMEIKHKEWDDYRVRVFKYELERYLDI
- a CDS encoding ferredoxin-thioredoxin reductase catalytic domain-containing protein gives rise to the protein MKEDIERLYREIKESAEKSGYKINPDREFVFDLLEGMLVNRERYGYDSCPCRLASGDPEEDRDIVCPCDYRDDDINEHGTCYCGLYVRDENEEFHPIPERRKPGRRGRIRNEGLGLPVLRCRVCGYLCARALPPEECPICGVGGKFEVFMK
- a CDS encoding helix-turn-helix transcriptional regulator, with protein sequence MLDEYNEFRTYIKFLFGSDVRLKVLLALINGPMELSELRSIIKSSSSTILHAIYQLEEKNLVSRINRSYELSSTGRIVSLKILGVIRTLSVISRFSEFFLDHDIHSIPDSLLGNIDSIHGASLLKARLEDLTAPYDRIREKVLNSERVWILSGVCYPFYEDIIKMGIPAEIILSEDIADSVESDASDSVKIRAISRDLNFSLIITDDSMALGLFMSDGLYDHGRFIFSEDEDAIDWAWRLFKHFTGTGDE